From Daucus carota subsp. sativus chromosome 6, DH1 v3.0, whole genome shotgun sequence, the proteins below share one genomic window:
- the LOC108227867 gene encoding methyl-CpG-binding domain-containing protein 11 isoform X1: MASSVEKKEEAVYKELPAPAGWLKKFMPKQGGARKKNEIIFTAPTGEEISNKKQLDQYLKSHPGGPMISEFNWGTVETPRRSARFTEKAKAAPSPESDPPAKRSRKSSTADDEKEKEIAFEKNLVNEVQMEEAEKIEKEAVAEQDEVQDLDKAGHEDKTDETQYTTKGVEKDTQDEIQDTDDKMVHASTEDIKQPEDPGCGKKTEAEIPVTSEISKTNEVQMQEARFQAAAEKSPIEAQFQATVEKMPSEEQFQAAVEKTPIEEQFQVEVEKTPIEAPFQAAVEKTPLEAHTEAGTREQGKQDTISKENIEHTDYGSKTAEQSDVVSKGDEGQMAGNGINGKAI; encoded by the exons atggcgaGCTCGGTTGAGAAGAAAGAAGAAGCTGTTTACAAGGAGCTTCCCGCACCTGCTGGCTGGCTTAAAAAG TTCATGCCCAAGCAAGGAGGGGCACGGAAGAAGAATGAAATCATATTCACTGCCCCAACAGGTGAGGAAATTTCTAACAAGAAGCAGCTGGATCAGTATCTTAAATCACACCCTGGTGGTCCAATGATATCCGAGTTCAATTGGGGAACAGTCGAAACACCTAGAAGATCAGCAAGATTCACTGAAAAGGCAAAAGCAGCCCCATCACCAGAAAGTGATCCACCAGCGAAGAGGAGCAGAAAATCCTCCACTGCAGATgatgaaaaagagaaagagatTGCTTTTGAGAAGAATTTGGTGAATGAAGTTCAAATGGAAGAAGCagaaaaaattgagaaagaaGCTGTAGCAGAGCAAGATGAAGTGCAGGATCTTGACAAGGCTGGTCATGAGGACAAAACTGATGAAACCCAATATACAACAAAGGGAGTTGAAAAGGACACTCAAGATGAAATACAAGACACTGATGACAAAATGGTGCATGCTAGTACTGAAGATATCAAACAACCTGAAGATCCTGGATGTGGCAAGAAGACTGAAGCAGAGATACCTGTCACCAGTGAAATATCCAAAACTAATGAAGTACAAATGCAAGAAGCGCGGTTTCAAGCAGCAGCGGAGAAATCACCAATCGAGGCACAATTTCAAGCCACAGTGGAGAAAATGCCTTCTGAGGAACAATTTCAAGCAGCAGTAGAGAAAACACCAATTGAGGAACAATTTCAAGTAGAAGTGGAGAAAACACCAATTGAAGCACCATTTCAAGCAGCAGTGGAGAAAACACCATTGGAGGCACACACAGAGGCTGGCACCAGGGAACAGGGAAAACAGGACACCATCTCAAAGGAAAATATTGAGCACACTGACTATGGCTCTAAAACTGCAGAACAAAGTGATGTAGTGAGCAAGGGTGATGAGGGACAAATGGCTGGGAATGGCATCAATGGCAAAGCCATATGA
- the LOC108227867 gene encoding methyl-CpG-binding domain-containing protein 11 isoform X2, whose translation MPKQGGARKKNEIIFTAPTGEEISNKKQLDQYLKSHPGGPMISEFNWGTVETPRRSARFTEKAKAAPSPESDPPAKRSRKSSTADDEKEKEIAFEKNLVNEVQMEEAEKIEKEAVAEQDEVQDLDKAGHEDKTDETQYTTKGVEKDTQDEIQDTDDKMVHASTEDIKQPEDPGCGKKTEAEIPVTSEISKTNEVQMQEARFQAAAEKSPIEAQFQATVEKMPSEEQFQAAVEKTPIEEQFQVEVEKTPIEAPFQAAVEKTPLEAHTEAGTREQGKQDTISKENIEHTDYGSKTAEQSDVVSKGDEGQMAGNGINGKAI comes from the coding sequence ATGCCCAAGCAAGGAGGGGCACGGAAGAAGAATGAAATCATATTCACTGCCCCAACAGGTGAGGAAATTTCTAACAAGAAGCAGCTGGATCAGTATCTTAAATCACACCCTGGTGGTCCAATGATATCCGAGTTCAATTGGGGAACAGTCGAAACACCTAGAAGATCAGCAAGATTCACTGAAAAGGCAAAAGCAGCCCCATCACCAGAAAGTGATCCACCAGCGAAGAGGAGCAGAAAATCCTCCACTGCAGATgatgaaaaagagaaagagatTGCTTTTGAGAAGAATTTGGTGAATGAAGTTCAAATGGAAGAAGCagaaaaaattgagaaagaaGCTGTAGCAGAGCAAGATGAAGTGCAGGATCTTGACAAGGCTGGTCATGAGGACAAAACTGATGAAACCCAATATACAACAAAGGGAGTTGAAAAGGACACTCAAGATGAAATACAAGACACTGATGACAAAATGGTGCATGCTAGTACTGAAGATATCAAACAACCTGAAGATCCTGGATGTGGCAAGAAGACTGAAGCAGAGATACCTGTCACCAGTGAAATATCCAAAACTAATGAAGTACAAATGCAAGAAGCGCGGTTTCAAGCAGCAGCGGAGAAATCACCAATCGAGGCACAATTTCAAGCCACAGTGGAGAAAATGCCTTCTGAGGAACAATTTCAAGCAGCAGTAGAGAAAACACCAATTGAGGAACAATTTCAAGTAGAAGTGGAGAAAACACCAATTGAAGCACCATTTCAAGCAGCAGTGGAGAAAACACCATTGGAGGCACACACAGAGGCTGGCACCAGGGAACAGGGAAAACAGGACACCATCTCAAAGGAAAATATTGAGCACACTGACTATGGCTCTAAAACTGCAGAACAAAGTGATGTAGTGAGCAAGGGTGATGAGGGACAAATGGCTGGGAATGGCATCAATGGCAAAGCCATATGA
- the LOC108227868 gene encoding thylakoid lumenal 16.5 kDa protein, chloroplastic: MAATFVSNASTFLPSLSSSSPTSSSLHAHSQRQLVLCRAVSSNEPPFPALSLSKRNMSIGLTATLLMSLAGKGLCSDANAAILEADDDIELLEKVKKDRQKRLEKQSVISSSDKEKGYLQDLVYKLSKVGQAIEKNDLPTAASVLGEKSDAEWVQKTNAALNKLSSSPEEIAEADAVKSSLSTLISSVGQKDIKASTLAFVASANALEKWTLLTGLAGQLKGL, from the exons ATGGCAGCAACATTTGTATCAAACGCAAGCACTTTTCTCCCTTCACTCTCATCATCATCACCTACTTCATCTTCACTTCATGCACACAGCCAAAGACAACTAGTTTTATGCAGAGCAGTGAGTTCTAATGAACCACCTTTTCCTGCACTCAGTCTTTCCAAGAGAAACATGTCCATTGGCCTTACTGCAACTTTGTTGATGTCTTTAGCTGGAAAAGGCTTATGTTCTGATGCGAATGCTGCGATACTCGAGGCGGATGATGATATAGAATTGTTGGAGAAGGTGAAGAAGGATAGGCAGAAGAGGCTTGAGAAGCAAAGTGTTATTAGCTCTTCAGATAAAGAGAAAG GATATTTGCAAGATCTTGTTTACAAGCTTAGCAAAGTAGGACAAGCCATAGAAAAGAATGATCTGCCTACTGCTGCTTCTGTTCTTGGTGAAAAGAGTGATGCTGAATGGGTTCAAAAGACAAATGCAGCCCTCAATAAG TTGAGCTCTAGCCCTGAGGAAATAGCTGAAGCTGATGCCGTTAAATCCTCTTTGTCCACTTTGATATCATCAG TTGGCCAAAAAGATATTAAAGCCTCTACACTAGCATTTGTGGCATCGGCCAATGCGTTGGAGAAATGGACACTATTGACAGGATTAGCTGGACAACTCAAGGGGCTGTGA
- the LOC108227962 gene encoding glucan endo-1,3-beta-glucosidase 14 produces the protein MRISRLFLFRFSLWLLLFFTPKGHWAVKAFTGTYGINYGRIADNIPTPDKVVTLLRASKIKNVRIYDADHSVLNAFSGTGLELVVGLPNGFVKEMSTNADHALTWVKENVQAFPKTNIVGIAIGNEILGGSDVDLWAALLGAAKNIYNATKELQLKGVQITTAHSQAVFADSYPPSSCIFKEGVDQYMKPLLEFFSQIGSPFCLNAYPFLAYMGSPDTIDINYALFQSTDGIDDKKSKLHYDNMLDAQVDAAYYALEDAGFKKMEVIITETGWASRGDDNEAAATVDNARTYNFNLRKRLAKKKGTPLRPKMVLKVYVFAVFNENSKPGPTSERNFGLFKADGSISYDIGYSGLKSSSAPSTVLSLKEVSTEGRSWIYTFAACASALLLFLR, from the exons ATGAGGATTTCAAGATTGTTTTTGTTCCGGTTTTCTCTTTGGCTCTTGCTGTTCTTCACTCCTAAAG GACACTGGGCAGTGAAAGCATTTACAGGAACTTATGGGATAAATTATGGAAGGATTGCGGATAACATTCCCACACCTGATAAAGTTGTTACACTACTTAGAGCATCTAAGATAAAGAATGTACGAATATATGACGCTGATCACAGTGTCCTTAATGCCTTTAGTGGGACTGGACTAGAATTGGTGGTAGGCCTTCCTAATGGATTTGTGAAAGAGATGAGTACTAATGCAGATCATGCCTTGACTTGGGTTAAAGAAAATGTGCAGGCATTCCCCAAGACCAACATTGTGGGTATTGCAATAGGAAATGAAATTTTGGGTGGGAGTGATGTGGATCTTTGGGCAGCTCTGTTGGGTGctgcaaaaaatatatacaatgctACAAAAGAGCTTCAACTAAAAGGTGTTCAAATTACAACTGCTCACTCACAGGCTGTTTTTGCCGATTCCTACCCACCTTCTTCATGTATTTTCAAGGAGGGTGTTGATCAATACATGAAGCCCCTCTTGGAGTTCTTTTCACAGATTGGTTCTCCATTCTGTTTAAATGCTTACCCTTTTTTGGCTTACATGGGTAGTCCAGATACAATTGATATAAATTATGCTCTTTTCCAGTCAACTGATGGAATAGATGATAAGAAAAGCAAACTTCATTATGACAACATGCTTGATGCCCAGGTCGATGCTGCTTATTATGCCCTTGAGGATGCTGGATTCAAAAAAATGGAGGTTATAATTACAGAGACGGGTTGGGCTTCTCGTGGAGATGACAATGAAGCTGCAGCTACTGTAGATAATGCAAGGACTTACAATTTTAATCTACGTAAAAGGCTTGCCAAGAAGAAAGGGACCCCACTGAGGCCGAAAATGGTACTAAAGGTGTATGTTTTTGCAGTGTTTAATGAAAATTCGAAGCCTGGTCCAACATCAGAGAGAAATTTTGGACTCTTTAAAGCTGATGGAAGCATCTCTTATGATATTGGCTATTCTGGACTTAAGTCTTCATCTGCCCCTTCAACTGTTTTGTCTTTAAAG GAAGTGTCAACTGAAGGTCGATCTTGGATATATACATTTGCAGCTTGTGCATCAGCATTGCTCCTGTTTCTAAGATAA
- the LOC108226967 gene encoding probable pectinesterase/pectinesterase inhibitor 41, which yields MHYTFCTLALFFLSLHLVSSSTISFSTDTICNRTPFPSFCKSTVPANDSTSFQECGRFFIKQYISTNNDLLSIVDKYLENQKDLPLYTVRALQDCRDLGSLSSDFLTDTLQSISSVSTLEASKAKDVQSLLSAIQTNQETCFGGVSTIESPKEIKSDLQARELNTSMLGSVSLSVFMDGWANGTSSATKEADQSARRLYTVGANVIVNKTVVVDPTGNGDFTTISDALDAAPNNSIASYGYYLIYVMAGVYEEYVNVIKSKKYVMMIGDGINQTIITGNRSVADGWTTFTTGTFIVVGQGFVGVNMTIRNTAGAVKHQAVALRNNADLSTFYMCSFEGYQDTLYTHSLRQFYRECDVYGTVDFIFGNAVVVLQNCNIYPRLPLQGQFNAITAQGRTDINQNTGTSIQNCTILPAEDLGLTKTYLGRPWKLYSRVVYMESFMGSLIEPAGWSIWSGDFALNTSYYAEYNNIGPGADTTNRVTWDGFHVINATEAVNFDVSNFIAGDYWLPATGVPYYIGLM from the exons ATGCATTATACTTTCTGCACACTGGCTCTATTTTTTCTGAGTCTGCATCTCGTTTCTTCCTCAACAATATCTTTCTCAACAGACACCATTTGCAACCGCACCCCTTTTCCTTCCTTCTGCAAATCAACCGTACCAGCCAACGATTCCACTTCCTTTCAAGAATGCGGCAGGTTCTTCATCAAACAATACATTTCCACCAATAACGATTTACTTTCGATTGTCGATAAATACCTCGAAAACCAGAAAGACCTGCCCCTGTACACAGTTCGAGCTCTCCAAGACTGTAGAGATCTTGGGAGCTTGAGCTCAGATTTCTTGACAGACACGCTTCAATCCATAAGCTCTGTTAGTACACTCGAAGCTTCGAAAGCTAAAGATGTACAGTCATTGCTGAGTGCAATACAGACCAACCAAGAAACTTGTTTTGGTGGAGTTTCCACTATTGAATCACCTAAAGAAATTAAGAGTGACCTTCAAGCACGAGAACTGAACACGAGCATGCTTGGTAGCGTTTCGCTCTCGGTCTTCATGGATGGCTGGGCTAATGGTACGAGTTCAGCTACGAAGGAAGCAGATCAGTCAGCGAGAAGGTTGTATACAGTTGGGGCCAATGTGATTGTGAACAAGACAGTTGTTGTGGATCCTACTGGAAATGGAGATTTTACGACTATTAGCGATGCTTTAGATGCTGCTCCAAATAATAGCATTGCTAGCTATGGCTATTACTTGATTTATGTCATGGCCGGTGTTTATGAAGAGTATGTCAACGTAATCAAATCGAAGAAATATGTGATGATGATCGGAGATGGAATCAACCAGACCATAATTACTGGCAACCGCAGTGTGGCTGATGGCTGGACTACATTCACCACCGGAACATTCA TTGTGGTCGGGCAAGGATTCGTTGGTGTGAATATGACTATTCGCAACACAGCAGGAGCAGTTAAACATCAAGCTGTTGCTCTTCGTAACAATGCTGATTTATCAACGTTTTACATGTGTAGTTTCGAAGGGTATCAGGACACCTTGTATACTCACTCACTAAGACAGTTCTACAGAGAATGTGATGTTTATGGAACAGTTGATTTCATATTCGGGAATGCTGTTGTTGTTCTCCAGAACTGCAACATCTATCCGAGGCTTCCACTGCAAGGCCAGTTCAACGCGATAACTGCACAAGGCAGAACAGACATCAACCAGAACACAGGGACTTCGATACAAAATTGTACTATCTTGCCAGCAGAGGACCTCGGATTAACTAAAACTTATCTTGGACGGCCTTGGAAACTGTACTCCAGAGTGGTTTACATGGAGTCATTCATGGGGAGCTTGATTGAGCCTGCTGGTTGGAGCATCTGGTCTGGTGATTTTGCGCTGAATACATCTTACTACGCGGAGTATAACAACATTGGACCGGGAGCTGATACTACTAACAGAGTTACATGGGATGGTTTTCATGTGATCAATGCTACAGAGGCGGTGAATTTTGATGTTTCGAATTTTATAGCTGGGGATTATTGGTTGCCTGCTACTGGAGTTCCATACTACATAGGATTGATGTAA